From the genome of Ziziphus jujuba cultivar Dongzao chromosome 6, ASM3175591v1, one region includes:
- the LOC132804238 gene encoding photosystem II CP47 reaction center protein-like: MDNGDGIAVGWLGHPIFRDKEGHELFVCCMPTFFETFSVILVDGDGIVRVDVPFGQVESKYSVEQVGGTVEFYAGELNGVSYSDPATVKKYAKRAQLGEIFELHHATLKSDSVFHSSPRGWFTFGHASFALLFFFRHIGHGARTLFRDVFTGIDPDLDAQVEFGAFQKLGDPTTRRQVI; encoded by the coding sequence ATGGACAATGGGGATGGAATTGCTGTTGGGTGGTTAGGACACCCTATTTTTAGAGATAAAGAGGGTCATGAACTTTTTGTATGTTGTATGCCTactttttttgaaacattttcAGTTATTTTGGTAGATGGAGATGGAATTGTTAGAGTCGATGTTCCTTTTGGACAGGTCGAATCGAAATACAGTGTCGAACAAGTAGGTGGAACTGTTGAGTTCTATGCCGGTGAACTCAATGGAGTCAGTTATAGTGATCCCGCTACTGTGAAAAAATATGCTAAACGTGCTCAATTGGGTGAAATTTTTGAATTGCATCATGCTACTTTGAAATCTGACAGTGTTTTTCATAGCAGTCCAAGGGGTTGGTTTACTTTTGGACATGCTTCATTTGCTTTGCTGTTTTTCTTCAGACATATTGGGCATGGTGCTAGAACCTTGTTCAGGGATGTTTTTACTGGTATTGACCCCGATTTGGATGCTCAAGTAGAATTTGGAGCATTCCAAAAACTTGGAGATCCAACTACAAGAAGACAAGTAATCTGA
- the LOC132804115 gene encoding photosystem II CP47 reaction center protein-like → MHTALVAGWADSMALYELVIFDPSDPVLDPMWRQGMFVIPFMTRLGITNSWGGWSIIGRTIMNTGIWSYEGMAGAHIVFYGLRFLAAIWHWVYWDLEIFCDECIGKPSLDLPKIFGIHLFLERLAYFGFGTFHVTGLYGPRIWVSNPYGLTGKVQFVNLAWGVEGFDPFVLGGITFHHIAAGTLGILAGLFHLYKGLRMGNIETALSSSITAVFFAAFVVAGTLWYGSVTT, encoded by the coding sequence ATGCATACAGCTCTAGTTGCTGGTTGGGCCGATTCGATGGCTCTATACGAATTAGTGATTTTTGATCCCTCTGACCCTGTTCTAGATCCAATGTGGAGACAAGGGATGTTTGTTATACCCTTCATGACTCGTTTAGGAATAACCAATTCATGGGGCGGTTGGAGTATCATAGGAAGGACTATAATGAATACAGGTATTTGGAGTTACGAAGGCATGGCCGGTGCACATATTGTGTTTTATGGCTTACGCTTTTTGGCAGCTATCTGGCACTGGGTGTATTGGGATCTAGAAATATTTTGTGATGAATGTATAGGAAAACCCTCATTGGATTTGCCCAAAATCTTTggaattcatttatttcttGAAAGGCTGGCTTACTTTGGTTTTGGCACATTTCATGTAACAGGATTGTATGGTCCACGAATATGGGTATCCAATCCTTATGGACTAACCGGAAAGGTACAATTTGTAAATTTGGCATGGGGTGTGGAAGGCTTTGATCCTTTTGTTCTGGGAGGAATAACCTTTCATCATATTGCAGCAGGGACGTTGGGCATATTGGCGGGTCTATTCCATCTATACAAAGGATTACGTATGGGAAATATTGAAACCGCCCTTTCTAGTAGTATCACTGCTGTCTTTTTTGCAGCTTTTGTTGTTGCTGGAACTCTGTGGTATGGTTCGGTAACTACCTGA